One genomic segment of Mycolicibacterium neworleansense includes these proteins:
- a CDS encoding DUF5078 domain-containing protein, whose product MLNRKSVTNLIRTGVAACTVAGALAGAGIASADATDDYPIPNRILRTPCTAEQIMAAARDVEPVYYERYMIDYNNKPVADQQGAQDRIHWFFSMDYAGRRQYSENTATNAFFENMSWRWPNWAKLFFNNKGVAANTTDICMNYPPNDMSVWNWH is encoded by the coding sequence ATGTTGAACCGTAAGAGTGTCACCAACCTGATCCGCACCGGCGTGGCGGCATGTACCGTCGCCGGGGCCCTGGCCGGCGCCGGCATCGCAAGCGCCGACGCCACCGACGACTACCCGATCCCCAACCGGATCCTGCGGACGCCGTGCACGGCCGAGCAGATCATGGCCGCCGCCCGCGACGTCGAGCCCGTCTACTACGAGCGCTACATGATCGACTACAACAACAAGCCGGTCGCCGATCAGCAGGGCGCGCAAGACCGGATCCACTGGTTCTTCTCGATGGACTACGCGGGCCGCCGCCAGTACTCCGAGAACACGGCCACCAACGCGTTCTTCGAGAACATGTCCTGGCGCTGGCCGAACTGGGCCAAGCTGTTCTTCAACAACAAGGGCGTCGCGGCCAACACCACCGACATCTGCATGAACTACCCGCCCAACGACATGTCCGTCTGGAACTGGCACTGA
- a CDS encoding MMPL/RND family transporter, translating to MIGREEETQTDETPTDAIATGRHAAPPRPLIPRFIRAFALPIILIWIVIVALLNTVVPQLEVVGKMRAVSMSPNDAPSMIAIKEVGKKFQEYDTSSSVMVVLEGDKPLGLEAHMFYDQMVRDLRADTTHVQHVQDFWGDTLTAKGAQSRDGKAAYVQVYIAGDQGETLANESVEAVRRIATETPAPDGVKAYVTGSAASSTDQNIVGDESMQMIELVTFAVIAVMLLGVYRSIITTLIVLAMVVLELSGARGLVALLGYHNFFGLTTFATNMLVTLAIAAATDYAIFLIGRYHEARRSGKDREEAYYDMFHGTAHVVLASGLTIAGATLCLHFTRLPYFQTMGIPLAVGMVVVVAMALTLGPATISVLSRFGKILEPKRHSQSRGWHRVGTATVRWPGAILVCAIVAALVGLLALPGYHTTYNDRIFLPEDVGTNIGYDAAFRHFSQAKMNPDLMMIESDRDLRNPADFLVIDKIAKALKSVHGIAQVQTITRPDGDPIKHSTIPYTLGQSGTTQLMNNDYAQTNLQNLLNQANDLQTSIDSMTEMMSIQTELAAVSQRMADKMKTTSGDMSEVRDHLADFDDFFRPIRNYFYWEPHCFDIPVCWSMRSIFESLDGINTMSDDFQDLVPEMQRMADLMPRMVAVLPAQIQTMKNQKQILLNQYQVQKAQQDQTMAMQNTATAMSEAFDAAKNDDSFYLPPEAFETEDFQRGIKLFMSPDGHAVRFTIIHQGDPLTPEGTARIAPLKVAAADAIKGTPLEGSKIYLGGSSATFNDMQQGADYDLIIVAAAALILIFIIMLVLTRAVVASAVIVGTVVLSLASAFGLSVLLWQHIVGIPLHWMVMPMSVIVLLAVGADYNLLLVSRIKEEIHAGLKTGIIRAMVGTGAVVTSAGLVFAFTMASMAVSSLIVIGQVGTTIGLGLLFDTLVVRSLMTPSIATLLGRWFWWPQRVRQRPLPAPWPKPIQREPQEAVV from the coding sequence ATGATCGGCCGCGAGGAAGAAACCCAGACGGACGAGACGCCGACCGACGCCATCGCAACGGGGCGCCACGCAGCACCTCCGCGCCCACTGATCCCACGCTTCATCCGGGCATTCGCCCTGCCGATCATCCTGATCTGGATCGTGATCGTCGCACTGCTCAACACCGTCGTGCCGCAACTCGAGGTCGTCGGCAAGATGCGCGCGGTGTCGATGAGTCCCAACGACGCACCGTCGATGATCGCCATCAAAGAGGTCGGCAAGAAGTTCCAGGAGTACGACACCAGCAGCTCGGTGATGGTCGTGCTCGAAGGCGACAAGCCGCTGGGCCTCGAAGCGCACATGTTCTACGACCAGATGGTTCGCGACCTCCGTGCCGACACCACCCACGTGCAGCACGTTCAGGACTTCTGGGGCGACACCCTGACCGCCAAAGGCGCCCAGAGCCGCGACGGTAAAGCCGCCTACGTACAGGTCTACATCGCCGGCGACCAGGGTGAGACACTCGCCAACGAGTCGGTCGAGGCGGTGCGGCGCATCGCCACCGAAACCCCCGCACCCGACGGCGTCAAGGCGTACGTGACAGGGTCCGCGGCATCCAGCACCGACCAGAACATCGTCGGTGACGAGAGCATGCAGATGATCGAGCTCGTCACCTTCGCCGTCATCGCGGTGATGCTGCTGGGCGTCTATCGCTCGATCATCACCACGCTGATCGTGCTCGCCATGGTCGTGCTCGAATTGTCCGGTGCGCGTGGCCTGGTCGCGCTACTGGGCTATCACAACTTCTTCGGTCTCACGACGTTCGCGACCAACATGCTGGTGACGTTGGCCATCGCCGCGGCCACCGACTACGCGATCTTCCTGATCGGCCGATATCACGAAGCCCGGCGCTCCGGTAAGGACCGCGAAGAGGCCTACTACGACATGTTCCACGGGACAGCACATGTGGTGCTGGCCTCGGGCCTGACGATTGCCGGCGCCACGCTGTGCCTGCACTTCACCCGCCTGCCGTACTTCCAGACCATGGGAATCCCCCTGGCGGTCGGAATGGTGGTCGTGGTCGCCATGGCGCTGACGCTGGGTCCGGCCACCATCTCGGTGCTCAGCCGATTCGGCAAGATTCTCGAGCCCAAGCGACACTCGCAATCTCGCGGATGGCACCGGGTCGGCACCGCGACCGTCCGCTGGCCGGGCGCAATCCTGGTGTGCGCCATCGTGGCTGCGCTGGTCGGCCTGCTCGCTCTGCCCGGCTATCACACCACCTACAACGACCGCATCTTCCTGCCTGAGGACGTCGGGACGAACATCGGATACGACGCCGCGTTCCGGCACTTCTCCCAGGCCAAGATGAACCCGGACCTGATGATGATCGAGTCCGACCGCGATCTGCGGAACCCGGCCGACTTCCTGGTCATCGACAAGATCGCCAAGGCTCTCAAGAGCGTTCACGGCATCGCCCAGGTGCAGACCATCACGCGTCCCGACGGCGATCCGATCAAGCACTCGACGATCCCGTACACGCTGGGCCAGAGCGGCACGACCCAGCTGATGAACAACGATTACGCGCAGACCAATCTGCAGAATCTGCTCAATCAAGCCAACGATCTGCAGACCAGCATCGACTCGATGACCGAGATGATGAGCATCCAGACCGAGCTGGCCGCGGTGTCGCAGCGGATGGCCGACAAGATGAAGACGACGTCGGGCGACATGTCCGAAGTCCGGGACCATCTGGCAGATTTCGACGATTTCTTCCGGCCGATCCGCAATTACTTCTACTGGGAGCCGCACTGCTTCGACATCCCGGTCTGCTGGTCCATGCGGTCGATCTTCGAAAGCCTCGACGGCATCAACACGATGTCCGACGACTTCCAGGATCTGGTCCCCGAGATGCAGCGCATGGCCGATCTGATGCCGCGGATGGTCGCGGTGTTGCCGGCGCAGATCCAGACCATGAAGAACCAGAAGCAGATACTGCTGAACCAGTACCAGGTGCAGAAGGCACAGCAGGATCAGACGATGGCGATGCAGAACACCGCCACCGCCATGAGCGAAGCGTTCGATGCCGCCAAGAACGACGATTCGTTCTACCTGCCGCCGGAGGCCTTCGAAACCGAGGACTTCCAGCGAGGCATCAAGCTGTTCATGTCGCCTGACGGACATGCGGTGCGGTTCACCATCATTCACCAGGGTGATCCGCTGACCCCTGAGGGGACCGCACGCATCGCACCGCTCAAGGTCGCAGCGGCCGACGCCATCAAGGGCACCCCGCTCGAGGGATCGAAGATCTACCTCGGCGGCAGCTCGGCGACGTTCAACGACATGCAGCAGGGCGCCGACTACGACCTGATCATCGTCGCCGCGGCGGCACTGATCCTGATCTTCATCATCATGTTGGTGCTCACCCGTGCGGTGGTGGCCTCCGCGGTGATCGTCGGCACGGTGGTGCTGAGCCTTGCCTCGGCCTTCGGCCTGTCGGTACTGCTCTGGCAGCACATCGTGGGAATCCCGTTGCACTGGATGGTGATGCCGATGTCGGTCATCGTCCTGCTGGCCGTGGGCGCGGACTACAACCTGCTGCTCGTCTCCCGAATAAAGGAGGAGATCCACGCCGGGCTGAAGACCGGAATCATCCGGGCGATGGTCGGCACCGGTGCCGTGGTCACCTCCGCGGGCCTGGTCTTCGCCTTCACCATGGCATCGATGGCGGTCAGCAGCCTGATCGTGATCGGCCAGGTGGGCACCACCATCGGCCTCGGCCTGCTGTTCGACACGCTCGTGGTCCGGTCGCTGATGACTCCGTCGATCGCCACGCTGCTCGGCCGCTGGTTCTGGTGGCCGCAACGGGTCCGGCAGCGTCCGCTTCCGGCGCCCTGGCCGAAACCGATCCAACGAGAACCCCAGGAGGCTGTGGTCTGA
- the menE gene encoding o-succinylbenzoate--CoA ligase, producing MLTVLDDVLTGRGHAILPVPAGDERQSSLLATTLRAGEEIDDDVAVVISTSGTTGEPKGAQLTAAALRAGAESTHTRLGGAGRWLLALPAHHIAGLQVLVRSVLAGTTPVAVAASFDPGELPSAVAALGSGRRYASLVAVQLDKALRDPAAGAALADLDAVLIGGGPMPDGVAERAEAAGVNVVRTYGMSETAGGCVYDGVALDGVKVRIDNSRIVLGGATVARGYRNPTSPDPFAEPGWFRTDDLGTVDDSGVLRVLGRIDDAVSTGGLTVLPQLVESALADHPAIAECAVFGVPDARLGQRVVAALVLTPGSSAPDVAELRAHVAQTLDATAAPREVHIVDELPRRGIGKLDRRTLAARYAN from the coding sequence TTGCTGACGGTCCTCGATGACGTCCTGACCGGACGAGGGCACGCCATCCTGCCGGTCCCGGCCGGTGACGAACGTCAGAGCTCCTTGCTGGCAACCACTTTGCGTGCCGGCGAGGAAATCGACGACGACGTCGCGGTGGTGATCTCGACATCGGGTACCACCGGCGAACCCAAGGGCGCGCAACTGACCGCGGCCGCGTTGCGGGCCGGCGCCGAGTCCACCCACACTCGGCTGGGCGGCGCCGGCCGGTGGCTGCTCGCCCTGCCCGCCCATCACATCGCGGGTTTGCAGGTCCTGGTGCGCAGTGTCCTTGCCGGGACCACGCCCGTCGCCGTCGCGGCCTCCTTCGATCCCGGCGAGTTGCCTTCTGCGGTAGCGGCTTTGGGCAGTGGACGCCGTTACGCCTCACTCGTCGCGGTACAGCTGGACAAGGCCCTGCGCGACCCGGCCGCCGGGGCGGCATTGGCCGACCTCGACGCCGTGCTGATCGGCGGCGGCCCGATGCCGGACGGCGTGGCCGAACGTGCCGAAGCGGCCGGGGTGAACGTGGTGCGCACCTACGGGATGAGCGAGACTGCGGGCGGCTGCGTGTATGACGGGGTGGCACTCGACGGCGTGAAGGTGCGCATCGACAATTCGCGCATCGTGCTGGGCGGGGCGACGGTGGCCCGCGGCTACCGCAACCCGACCAGCCCCGACCCCTTTGCCGAGCCTGGCTGGTTCCGCACCGACGACCTTGGCACCGTGGATGATTCAGGGGTATTGCGCGTTCTGGGCCGGATCGACGACGCGGTCAGCACCGGCGGTTTGACGGTGCTGCCGCAGCTGGTCGAATCGGCACTGGCCGACCATCCGGCGATCGCTGAGTGCGCGGTGTTCGGTGTCCCCGACGCGCGGCTCGGTCAGCGGGTGGTGGCCGCGCTCGTGCTGACCCCGGGTTCGTCGGCCCCCGACGTGGCGGAGTTGCGCGCCCATGTGGCGCAGACCCTGGACGCCACCGCCGCACCGCGCGAGGTGCACATCGTCGACGAGTTGCCCCGCCGCGGCATCGGCAAGCTCGACCGGCGCACGCTGGCCGCCCGCTACGCAAACTGA
- a CDS encoding VOC family protein, which yields MEILASRMLIRPVDYPKSVAFYRDGIGLAIAREYGAGTVFYAGQSLIELAGHHSPTESGTFPGALWLQVRDVYATQAELEGRGVAIARAAAEEPWGLHEMHVTDPDGITLIFVQVPETHPLRRDTRG from the coding sequence ATGGAAATCCTGGCCAGCCGGATGCTGATCCGGCCGGTCGACTACCCGAAGTCGGTGGCGTTCTACCGCGACGGGATCGGCCTGGCCATCGCCCGCGAATACGGTGCAGGCACAGTGTTTTACGCCGGACAGTCACTGATCGAATTGGCCGGTCACCACAGCCCCACCGAATCCGGGACGTTCCCGGGGGCGTTGTGGTTACAGGTACGCGACGTCTACGCCACCCAGGCTGAACTGGAAGGTCGCGGAGTGGCAATCGCCCGGGCCGCGGCCGAGGAGCCGTGGGGACTGCACGAGATGCACGTGACCGATCCCGACGGCATCACGCTGATTTTCGTGCAGGTGCCCGAGACGCATCCGCTGCGCCGGGACACCCGCGGCTAG
- a CDS encoding inorganic phosphate transporter — MSAELIVLVLLIATALAFDFTNGFHDTGNAMATSIATRALKPKTAVLLAGVLNLVGAFLSVEVAITVTSSVLKIQDSKTGALIPSIDASTGLTIIFAGLIGGILWNLLTWLFGIPSSSSHALFGGLIGAGLAAIGLAGVNWTGVTQKVLIPAVAAPVIACLVAGCGTWLVYRITRNVAQKRREAGFRWGQIATASLVALSHGTNDAQKTMGVIALALITTGHLSGDVKNNGLPFWIIASCALAIGLGTYIGGWRVIRTLGKGLVEIESPQGLAAEASSAAIILSSSAAGMALSTTHVATGSILGSGVGKPGAEVRWAVAGRMAVAWLVTLPAAGIVGALAFWLSHGIESLTSSALAGDGVIFLVLVALSGYMWWRAQQQKVDHSNVNADWDHSTNSVVPAELREAGKPGSPSAEKPGADKASV, encoded by the coding sequence ATGAGCGCTGAGCTGATCGTCCTGGTGCTGTTGATAGCAACGGCACTGGCTTTTGACTTCACAAATGGCTTTCACGACACCGGCAACGCCATGGCCACCTCGATCGCCACCCGCGCTCTCAAGCCGAAGACGGCGGTGTTGCTGGCCGGCGTGCTGAACCTCGTGGGTGCATTCCTCTCCGTCGAGGTCGCCATCACCGTCACCAGTTCGGTGCTCAAGATCCAGGACTCCAAGACCGGGGCGCTGATTCCGTCGATCGATGCCTCAACCGGGCTGACGATCATCTTCGCCGGCCTGATCGGCGGCATCCTGTGGAACCTGCTGACGTGGCTGTTCGGCATCCCGTCGAGCTCGTCGCACGCACTGTTCGGCGGTCTTATCGGCGCCGGCCTGGCGGCGATCGGCCTGGCCGGGGTGAACTGGACCGGCGTCACCCAGAAGGTGCTCATCCCGGCGGTGGCCGCTCCGGTGATCGCCTGCCTGGTCGCCGGCTGCGGAACCTGGCTCGTCTACCGCATCACCCGCAACGTCGCGCAGAAGCGCCGTGAAGCGGGCTTCCGCTGGGGACAGATCGCCACCGCCTCGCTCGTCGCGCTCTCGCACGGCACCAACGATGCGCAGAAGACCATGGGCGTCATCGCGCTGGCCCTGATCACCACCGGCCACCTCAGCGGGGACGTGAAGAACAACGGGCTGCCGTTCTGGATCATCGCCTCCTGCGCGCTGGCCATCGGCCTGGGCACCTACATCGGCGGCTGGCGCGTCATCCGCACCCTGGGCAAGGGCCTGGTCGAGATCGAGTCTCCGCAGGGGCTGGCCGCCGAGGCGTCCTCGGCCGCGATCATCCTGAGCTCCAGCGCGGCCGGCATGGCCCTGTCGACCACCCACGTGGCCACCGGTTCGATCCTGGGCAGCGGTGTCGGTAAGCCGGGCGCCGAGGTGCGCTGGGCGGTCGCCGGACGCATGGCCGTGGCCTGGCTGGTGACCCTGCCCGCCGCCGGCATCGTCGGCGCGCTGGCGTTCTGGCTGTCCCACGGCATCGAGTCGCTGACTTCCTCGGCGCTCGCCGGTGACGGCGTGATCTTCCTGGTCCTGGTCGCCCTTTCGGGGTACATGTGGTGGCGCGCCCAGCAGCAGAAGGTCGACCACAGCAACGTCAACGCCGATTGGGACCACTCCACCAACTCGGTGGTGCCCGCCGAGCTGCGTGAGGCAGGCAAGCCCGGCTCTCCCAGCGCCGAGAAGCCCGGCGCCGACAAAGCCAGCGTCTGA
- a CDS encoding DUF3349 domain-containing protein encodes MNAFLAKIAAWLNAGYPEGVPGPDRVPLLALLTRRLTNDEVKAVARDLIDRGDFDHIDIGVLITQITDELPRAEDVERVRERLAAKGWPLDDPRDAEDAGDAGTNTGDDPKEPGGPA; translated from the coding sequence GTGAACGCTTTTCTCGCGAAGATCGCGGCCTGGCTCAACGCCGGGTACCCCGAGGGGGTGCCCGGACCAGACCGGGTGCCGTTGTTGGCGCTGTTGACCCGGCGCCTCACCAACGACGAAGTCAAGGCCGTCGCACGGGATCTCATCGATCGCGGTGATTTCGATCACATCGACATCGGCGTTCTCATCACCCAGATCACCGACGAGCTGCCGCGGGCCGAGGACGTCGAGCGCGTGCGGGAACGACTGGCAGCAAAGGGCTGGCCGCTGGACGATCCGCGCGACGCCGAGGATGCCGGCGACGCCGGAACCAACACCGGCGACGACCCGAAAGAGCCAGGGGGCCCGGCATAG
- a CDS encoding DUF732 domain-containing protein, with protein MKRVLIALMFSAATALAVSAPAHADPDTDFANELHTFGIYGQKDYNAWIGKIMCKRLHNGVDHNAQDSVGFVKKQLAKDSTDAQSWQFLGTAINYYCPDQRFIYEQAAH; from the coding sequence ATGAAACGCGTACTCATCGCCCTGATGTTCAGCGCGGCAACGGCTCTGGCTGTCTCGGCACCGGCACATGCCGATCCGGACACCGATTTCGCGAACGAGCTCCACACCTTCGGGATCTATGGGCAGAAGGACTACAACGCCTGGATCGGCAAGATCATGTGCAAGCGATTGCACAACGGCGTCGACCACAATGCCCAGGACTCGGTCGGTTTCGTGAAGAAGCAATTGGCCAAGGACAGCACCGACGCACAGTCGTGGCAGTTCCTGGGTACCGCCATCAACTACTACTGCCCCGATCAGCGCTTCATCTACGAACAAGCAGCGCACTGA
- a CDS encoding TetR/AcrR family transcriptional regulator encodes MTEGTRRVLRKDAERNRQRVLDAARELFAEKGLEATLNDVARYANVGVGTVYRRFATKEELIEAIFVDGMEQLTALAETALQHEDSWQGFAWYVEKMCEITATDRGLREIAFSKSYGGDRVKACQEGLVPVLGKLVERAQSDGYLRPELSSTDMPLFGLLSGTVSEFAGHVDPELWRRYVAMLLDGMRYHDGQSPIPVKALDEDSLDAAMRTWEPAGPPCRPASEA; translated from the coding sequence ATGACCGAGGGAACACGCCGCGTACTGCGCAAAGACGCAGAGCGCAATAGACAGCGTGTGCTCGATGCTGCCCGGGAACTGTTCGCCGAAAAGGGCCTCGAGGCGACCCTCAACGACGTGGCGCGTTACGCCAACGTCGGCGTCGGCACGGTCTACCGGCGGTTCGCCACAAAGGAAGAGCTCATCGAGGCGATCTTCGTGGACGGCATGGAGCAACTCACCGCCCTGGCTGAAACCGCACTGCAACACGAAGATTCGTGGCAAGGGTTCGCGTGGTACGTCGAGAAGATGTGCGAGATCACCGCTACCGACCGCGGACTGCGCGAGATCGCGTTCAGCAAGTCCTACGGCGGTGACCGGGTGAAGGCCTGTCAGGAGGGGCTCGTCCCGGTGCTGGGAAAACTCGTCGAGCGGGCGCAGTCCGACGGTTACCTACGTCCGGAGCTGTCCTCCACGGACATGCCGCTTTTCGGGCTGCTGTCAGGCACGGTGAGCGAATTCGCCGGTCACGTCGACCCCGAGCTGTGGCGCCGCTATGTGGCGATGCTCTTGGACGGCATGCGCTATCACGATGGCCAGTCGCCGATTCCGGTGAAGGCGCTCGACGAGGATTCGCTCGATGCGGCGATGCGCACCTGGGAGCCCGCGGGGCCGCCCTGCCGGCCGGCCTCAGAGGCCTGA
- a CDS encoding GNAT family N-acetyltransferase, giving the protein MAINGEADVSSDPVFCGVDLARRIEKAEADLIAAATHAAGQRGADGLVLPLAGGYACFAEPDSPMNKVVGLGFDGVPDEAVLGEVERAFAARGAATRVELSNLADPEITALLSGRGYRLVEFENVLGRPVGDERTPATDVQVHRADDLTAWVNVVVEGFAHPDGEGPVSHEDFPADIIERAERDMEKAGATAYIALCDGVVAGGGMMRLTDGIAQLAGAATAPAYRRRGVQAALLATRLAEAADAGSEIAVVTTAPGSKSQHNVQRRGFQLLYTRAVLVKPAEAAQ; this is encoded by the coding sequence GTGGCTATCAACGGTGAGGCAGACGTGAGCTCGGATCCAGTGTTCTGCGGTGTCGATCTGGCCAGGCGTATCGAGAAGGCGGAGGCGGACCTGATCGCTGCGGCGACCCATGCTGCCGGACAGCGGGGCGCCGATGGCCTGGTCCTCCCGCTCGCCGGTGGATACGCCTGTTTCGCCGAGCCGGATTCGCCGATGAACAAGGTGGTCGGTCTCGGCTTCGACGGGGTGCCCGACGAAGCGGTGCTGGGTGAGGTCGAGCGGGCTTTCGCCGCACGCGGCGCCGCCACCCGCGTGGAGTTGTCGAACCTGGCGGATCCGGAGATCACGGCCCTGTTGTCCGGACGGGGATATCGGCTCGTCGAGTTCGAGAACGTGCTCGGCAGGCCGGTGGGTGACGAGCGCACGCCGGCGACCGACGTGCAGGTGCACCGGGCCGACGATCTCACCGCGTGGGTGAACGTCGTGGTGGAAGGCTTCGCCCATCCCGACGGTGAAGGCCCGGTCAGTCACGAGGACTTCCCTGCCGACATCATCGAGCGGGCCGAGCGCGACATGGAAAAGGCCGGGGCCACAGCGTATATCGCGTTGTGCGACGGTGTGGTCGCCGGTGGCGGGATGATGCGGCTTACCGATGGGATCGCTCAGCTGGCCGGGGCTGCGACGGCTCCGGCCTACCGGCGCCGCGGGGTGCAGGCCGCGCTGCTGGCGACGAGGCTGGCCGAGGCGGCCGACGCCGGAAGCGAGATCGCCGTGGTGACGACGGCGCCGGGCTCGAAGTCCCAGCACAATGTGCAGCGTCGCGGTTTCCAGTTGCTCTACACGCGGGCGGTCCTGGTGAAACCTGCCGAAGCGGCTCAGTAG
- a CDS encoding pyridoxamine 5'-phosphate oxidase family protein has translation MSREVTSADELRAIVGQPTAAVAKKVTGRLSEAQQRWLKQSPLGFVATTDAHGRVDVSPKGDPPGFVQIIDDTTIAIPERPGNRRVDGFLNVLQRPHVGTVFVIPGRGDTLRINGTARILADADYFDAMVVDGKRPILALEIAVEEVFFHCPKAFLRSDTWKPETWDPTAVPSVAQMAKAFKPDQSQEELDAYYSEDNLRKILY, from the coding sequence ATGAGCCGTGAAGTGACCTCCGCGGATGAGCTGCGTGCCATCGTCGGCCAACCCACCGCCGCCGTCGCCAAGAAAGTGACCGGCCGCCTGTCCGAAGCGCAGCAGCGCTGGCTCAAGCAGTCACCGCTGGGCTTCGTGGCGACCACCGATGCACACGGCCGCGTCGACGTCTCCCCCAAGGGTGACCCGCCGGGTTTCGTCCAGATCATCGACGACACCACGATCGCGATCCCGGAACGCCCCGGCAACCGGCGGGTCGACGGTTTCCTCAACGTGCTGCAGCGCCCGCACGTGGGCACGGTGTTCGTGATCCCCGGCCGCGGTGACACGCTGCGGATCAACGGCACCGCCCGGATCCTGGCCGACGCAGACTATTTCGATGCCATGGTGGTTGACGGCAAGCGGCCGATCCTGGCGCTGGAGATCGCCGTGGAAGAAGTGTTCTTCCACTGCCCCAAGGCATTCCTGCGCTCGGACACCTGGAAGCCCGAGACCTGGGATCCGACGGCGGTGCCTTCGGTGGCACAGATGGCCAAGGCGTTCAAGCCCGACCAGAGCCAGGAGGAACTCGACGCGTATTACAGCGAGGACAACCTGCGCAAGATCCTCTACTGA
- a CDS encoding MmpS family transport accessory protein translates to MIGAIRRIWLPVLIIIAMGAGVLIVMNVRKVFGAHPVIITENTSDNAEDFNPKFVKYEIYGTGGTAVINYMDLEGKPQRTGTVPLPWTLTLQTTLPSVQPNIMAQGDGDSISCRVTVDDEVKEERTATGLNAQTFCFVKAA, encoded by the coding sequence GTGATCGGCGCGATCCGCCGGATCTGGCTTCCCGTCCTGATCATCATCGCCATGGGGGCCGGCGTGCTGATCGTGATGAACGTGCGCAAGGTCTTCGGCGCACATCCCGTGATCATCACCGAGAACACCTCGGACAACGCCGAGGACTTCAACCCCAAGTTCGTGAAGTACGAGATCTATGGCACCGGCGGCACCGCCGTCATCAACTACATGGACCTCGAAGGCAAACCGCAGCGCACCGGAACTGTGCCGCTGCCATGGACTTTGACACTGCAGACCACGTTGCCGTCGGTGCAGCCCAACATCATGGCGCAGGGCGACGGGGACAGCATCAGTTGCCGAGTCACCGTCGATGACGAGGTCAAAGAAGAGAGAACGGCTACTGGATTGAACGCACAAACCTTCTGCTTTGTGAAGGCAGCATGA
- a CDS encoding DUF3349 domain-containing protein, which produces MTETTSFLDNVLNWLRAGYPEGVPHTDQFALLALLTRSLSEDEVVQATHDILKSSSGDSPVTDDEIRLAVRNVIDKDPNPEEINQVAARLASVGWPLSTPVR; this is translated from the coding sequence GTGACCGAGACGACGAGCTTCCTGGACAACGTCCTCAACTGGCTGCGCGCGGGTTACCCAGAGGGCGTGCCGCACACCGACCAGTTCGCCCTGCTGGCGCTGCTGACCCGGTCGCTGTCCGAGGACGAGGTGGTCCAGGCCACCCACGACATCTTGAAGTCGAGCAGCGGCGACAGCCCGGTCACCGACGACGAGATCCGGCTGGCCGTGCGCAATGTCATCGACAAGGACCCGAACCCGGAAGAGATCAACCAGGTCGCCGCGCGGCTGGCCTCGGTGGGTTGGCCGCTGTCGACCCCGGTGCGCTGA